One Streptomyces sp. CNQ-509 DNA window includes the following coding sequences:
- a CDS encoding ThuA domain-containing protein gives MRQRHRNALLTVVIALLVSFLPGMATSAAQDAEQEYDVLFFHKTTGFRHDSIPSALAAVEQLGQENGFTVTETQDASVFTDEGLAQYEAVVFFTDGEKTLDTGQRHAFERYIQRGGGFAGLHSSSNMDKTDWPWWSELMGGAFFKSHPSGADQFQEATVRIEDPDHPSTAGLPAEWVREDEWYNFTANPREDVHVLATLDESTYNPGPDAMGEDHPIAWCSAFDGGRTWYSALGHSPDDYDEPQLRRHILGGIEWAAGTAEGDCGEPREGSPTESSFEKVALDDNTANPMELAVAPDGRVFYVELGGTVKLYDPESGGVQTAAQIPVHRGNENGLLGIALDPDFETNQWVYLFYSAPSPEVQHVSRFTADGDTLDMESEKVLLEIPHQREVCCHSAGSMRFGPDGSLFISTGDDTAHFASNGFAPIDGRVHDDHNSEDAKHSYDARRTSGNTNDLRGKILRIRPEDDGTYAIPEGNLFPPGTEKTRPEIYTMGHRNPFRIAVDDETGWVYAGEVGPDAGSDNADRGPRGYDEWNQIREAGNYGWPYCIADNQAYREWDFASGTPGESFDCENGPANRSPFNTGLETVPPAKDAFVWYPYGESPQFPELPQGGGRSAYAGDVYHYDPGLLGDGQFPEYYDDAVFVMEWSRKWIGALRLDENGDYKSFERFMPNTTFRSPHDMEFGPDGAMYLIEWGMDFNYGGANVNPDSGLYKINYTKGARTPVAKAAVDKDSGPAPLDVAFSSEGSHDPDGDELTYTWDLGDGTTSDEPDPTHTYTEPGEYTAQLTVSDPSGRSSSSNVTITAGNTRPEVTVELPYNGQVFDWGDEIPFKVSVSDAEDGSGNAIDCERVTVQQGLYHDEGGNAHVHPGEAQNGCQGVLATQSDAEHGEAADIALTVTAGYTDLGGEAGAPALTGGVTHFLQQTRKEVEHFGDSSKVSVGDAEDEETGGGEAITAGDGAWASYDPYNLDGVGDVTLRAAAAEDATVEVRRGAPDGELLGSAEIEGNVEVPRAGGPEGFGNAVRLGGSGESEKVELPTGIVEGAEDFTASAWVNWSGGQSWARIFDFGSGTGTYMFLTPSAGGTGNLRFAITTGSGEQQIDGSQPLPTDGWQHVAVTLSGTTGTLYLNGEPVGTNDNITLDPSDLGPTAQNWIGDSQWSADPLLNGTVDDFHLFDRALAPGEIKSLTAAPGGDVGGGNIAWYRFDEDGGAHVADSSEQGNDARIVLAESAATWQNVTVDLKSTEGTFPLYLVFPDGQVRVNWMEFGKSGVDPGECATPDQRATVVVGDVDSGVRNHEAGGGCTINDRILDEQPWSSPGEFGRHVREVTAALMDDGVITGPEARDIRRAAARSEIGRAA, from the coding sequence ATGCGACAACGCCATAGAAATGCCCTGCTCACGGTGGTGATCGCGCTCCTGGTCTCGTTCCTTCCAGGAATGGCCACCAGCGCGGCACAGGACGCCGAGCAGGAATACGATGTGCTCTTCTTCCACAAGACGACCGGCTTCCGGCACGATTCGATCCCGTCCGCCCTGGCGGCGGTCGAACAACTCGGCCAGGAGAACGGCTTCACCGTCACCGAGACACAGGACGCCTCGGTCTTCACCGACGAAGGGCTGGCGCAGTACGAGGCCGTCGTCTTCTTCACCGACGGTGAGAAAACCCTCGACACCGGGCAGCGGCACGCGTTCGAGCGCTACATCCAGCGCGGCGGAGGATTCGCCGGGCTGCACTCGTCGTCGAACATGGACAAGACGGACTGGCCCTGGTGGTCCGAGCTCATGGGCGGCGCGTTCTTCAAGAGCCACCCCTCCGGGGCCGACCAGTTCCAGGAGGCGACCGTACGGATAGAGGACCCCGACCACCCGTCGACGGCCGGGCTGCCGGCCGAATGGGTCCGCGAGGACGAGTGGTACAACTTCACCGCCAATCCGCGTGAGGACGTCCACGTCCTGGCGACGCTGGACGAGTCGACATACAACCCGGGCCCGGACGCCATGGGCGAGGACCACCCCATCGCCTGGTGCTCCGCCTTCGACGGCGGCCGGACCTGGTACTCGGCGCTGGGCCACAGCCCGGACGACTACGACGAGCCGCAGTTGCGCCGGCACATCCTCGGCGGCATCGAGTGGGCAGCGGGCACCGCCGAGGGCGACTGCGGCGAGCCCCGCGAAGGGAGCCCGACGGAGTCCTCCTTCGAGAAAGTCGCGCTGGACGACAACACGGCCAACCCGATGGAACTGGCCGTCGCCCCCGACGGACGTGTCTTCTACGTCGAGCTGGGCGGCACGGTGAAGCTCTACGACCCCGAGTCCGGCGGCGTGCAGACGGCAGCGCAGATCCCGGTCCACCGCGGCAACGAGAACGGGCTGCTGGGCATCGCCCTCGACCCCGACTTCGAGACGAACCAGTGGGTCTACCTCTTCTACAGCGCACCGTCGCCCGAGGTACAGCACGTCTCCAGATTCACCGCCGACGGCGACACCCTGGACATGGAGTCCGAGAAGGTGCTGCTGGAGATCCCGCACCAGCGGGAGGTGTGCTGCCACTCCGCCGGCTCGATGAGGTTCGGTCCCGACGGCAGCCTCTTCATCTCCACCGGCGACGACACCGCGCACTTCGCCTCGAACGGCTTCGCCCCGATCGACGGGCGCGTCCACGACGACCACAACAGCGAGGACGCCAAGCACTCGTACGACGCGCGACGCACCTCCGGCAACACCAACGACCTGCGCGGCAAGATCCTCCGGATCAGGCCCGAGGACGACGGCACCTACGCCATCCCGGAGGGCAACCTGTTCCCGCCGGGCACGGAGAAGACACGGCCCGAGATCTACACGATGGGCCACCGCAACCCGTTCCGGATCGCCGTCGACGACGAGACCGGCTGGGTCTACGCCGGCGAGGTCGGTCCCGACGCGGGCAGCGACAACGCCGACCGCGGCCCGCGCGGCTACGACGAGTGGAACCAGATCCGCGAGGCCGGCAACTACGGCTGGCCGTACTGCATCGCCGACAACCAGGCGTACCGCGAATGGGACTTCGCCTCGGGCACCCCGGGTGAGTCCTTCGACTGCGAGAACGGTCCCGCCAACAGGTCCCCGTTCAACACCGGCCTGGAGACCGTCCCGCCGGCCAAGGACGCCTTCGTCTGGTACCCGTACGGGGAGTCGCCGCAGTTCCCGGAGCTCCCCCAGGGCGGCGGGCGCTCCGCGTACGCCGGCGACGTGTACCACTACGACCCCGGACTGCTGGGAGACGGGCAGTTCCCGGAGTACTACGACGACGCGGTCTTCGTCATGGAATGGTCGCGCAAGTGGATCGGCGCGCTCCGGCTGGACGAGAACGGCGACTACAAGAGCTTCGAGCGGTTCATGCCGAACACCACCTTCCGCAGCCCGCACGACATGGAGTTCGGTCCTGACGGGGCGATGTACCTGATCGAGTGGGGCATGGACTTCAACTACGGCGGGGCGAACGTCAACCCGGACTCGGGCCTCTACAAGATCAACTACACCAAGGGCGCACGCACCCCGGTCGCGAAGGCGGCCGTCGACAAGGACTCCGGGCCCGCTCCGCTGGACGTCGCCTTCTCCAGCGAGGGCAGCCACGACCCGGACGGCGACGAACTGACGTACACCTGGGACCTCGGTGACGGTACGACATCGGACGAACCCGACCCGACCCACACCTACACCGAGCCCGGCGAGTACACCGCGCAACTCACGGTCAGCGACCCGTCGGGACGGTCCAGCAGCTCCAACGTCACGATCACCGCGGGGAACACCCGTCCCGAGGTGACCGTGGAACTGCCGTACAACGGCCAGGTCTTCGACTGGGGCGACGAGATCCCCTTCAAGGTCTCGGTCTCGGACGCCGAGGACGGTTCCGGCAACGCGATCGACTGCGAGCGCGTGACCGTCCAGCAAGGGCTCTACCACGACGAGGGCGGTAACGCGCACGTGCATCCGGGCGAGGCGCAGAACGGGTGCCAAGGCGTACTCGCCACCCAGAGCGACGCGGAGCACGGCGAAGCCGCGGACATCGCGCTCACCGTGACCGCCGGCTACACCGACCTCGGTGGCGAGGCCGGCGCCCCTGCGCTCACCGGCGGGGTGACGCACTTCCTGCAGCAGACGCGGAAGGAGGTCGAGCACTTCGGCGACTCGTCGAAGGTGAGCGTCGGCGACGCGGAAGACGAGGAGACCGGGGGCGGTGAGGCGATCACCGCCGGGGACGGCGCCTGGGCGTCGTACGACCCCTACAACCTCGACGGCGTCGGCGATGTGACGCTCCGTGCGGCGGCGGCCGAGGACGCCACGGTCGAGGTACGGCGCGGTGCGCCCGACGGCGAACTGCTGGGCAGCGCGGAGATCGAGGGCAACGTCGAGGTGCCGCGGGCCGGCGGCCCGGAGGGCTTCGGCAACGCCGTCCGACTCGGCGGGTCCGGCGAGTCGGAGAAGGTGGAACTGCCCACGGGCATCGTCGAGGGTGCTGAGGACTTCACCGCCTCGGCATGGGTGAACTGGTCCGGCGGCCAGAGCTGGGCCCGGATCTTCGACTTCGGCTCCGGCACCGGCACCTACATGTTCCTGACGCCGAGCGCCGGCGGCACCGGCAACCTCAGGTTCGCGATCACGACCGGCTCCGGCGAGCAGCAGATCGACGGCTCGCAGCCGCTGCCCACCGACGGCTGGCAGCACGTCGCGGTCACGCTGTCGGGCACCACGGGAACGCTGTACCTCAACGGAGAGCCGGTCGGGACCAACGACAACATCACGTTGGACCCGTCGGATCTGGGCCCCACGGCGCAGAACTGGATCGGCGACTCCCAGTGGTCGGCGGACCCGCTGCTCAACGGCACGGTCGACGATTTCCACCTCTTCGACCGCGCGCTGGCGCCGGGAGAGATCAAGTCGCTGACCGCCGCCCCCGGCGGCGACGTGGGCGGTGGAAACATCGCCTGGTACCGGTTCGACGAGGACGGCGGCGCGCACGTCGCGGACTCCTCCGAGCAGGGCAACGACGCGCGCATCGTACTCGCCGAGTCCGCTGCGACCTGGCAGAACGTGACGGTGGACCTGAAGTCGACCGAGGGTACGTTCCCGCTGTACCTCGTCTTCCCGGATGGTCAGGTGCGGGTCAACTGGATGGAGTTCGGCAAGTCCGGAGTCGATCCGGGGGAGTGCGCCACTCCCGATCAGCGGGCGACGGTGGTCGTCGGCGACGTCGACAGCGGGGTGAGGAACCACGAGGCCGGCGGCGGGTGCACGATCAACGACCGCATCCTGGACGAACAGCCGTGGAGCAGCCCGGGCGAGTTCGGTAGACACGTACGGGAGGTGACCGCCGCGCTCATGGACGACGGGGTGATCACCGGGCCGGAAGCCCGTGACATCAGGCGTGCCGCAGCCCGCAGCGAGATCGGCCGCGCCGCGTAG
- a CDS encoding arabinofuranosidase catalytic domain-containing protein, with amino-acid sequence MQPSSVHLPVRTPRRRRSPAAIAVALMALLAAVLATASTSSAEVSAQAEGPCDIYESGGTPCVAAHSTTRALYGSYDGSLYQIRRASDRTTLGIGVLTAGGPADGTAQDAFCAGTSCVVTVVYDQSGNGNDLWYQGSEQVPGSDQSSPADAMTESLAVGGSKVYSLHIKPGNSYWRDGHETGVPTGSEPEGMYMVTSGTHVNGGCCFDYGNSETTRTADGAGTMDAINFSTQCWFGGCDGRGPWVQADLEWGLYPGGSQQWNPQQRAFTDPYVTAMLKNNGTTRFALKGADARSGSLTTLWDGSLPPGYSPMKKQGAIVLGSGGDCCKPGGGANLSEGTFYEGAMVSGYPSDETEDSVQANITAAGYASSTAGE; translated from the coding sequence GTGCAGCCCTCATCGGTTCATCTCCCGGTACGCACCCCGCGCAGACGGCGCTCCCCGGCCGCGATCGCGGTGGCCCTCATGGCGCTGCTGGCCGCCGTGCTGGCCACCGCGTCGACGTCGTCCGCCGAGGTCTCGGCGCAGGCCGAAGGCCCCTGCGACATCTACGAGTCGGGCGGCACGCCCTGCGTCGCCGCGCACAGCACGACCCGCGCGCTCTACGGCTCGTACGACGGCAGCCTCTACCAGATCCGGCGTGCCTCGGACCGCACGACGCTCGGCATCGGCGTGCTGACGGCGGGCGGCCCCGCCGACGGCACGGCGCAGGACGCGTTCTGCGCCGGCACCTCGTGCGTCGTCACCGTCGTCTACGACCAGTCCGGCAACGGCAACGACCTCTGGTATCAGGGATCGGAGCAGGTCCCCGGCTCCGACCAGAGCAGCCCCGCGGACGCGATGACCGAGTCGCTGGCGGTCGGCGGCAGCAAGGTCTACTCGCTCCACATCAAGCCCGGGAACAGTTACTGGCGTGACGGCCACGAGACGGGCGTTCCCACCGGCAGCGAGCCCGAGGGCATGTACATGGTCACCAGCGGCACGCACGTCAACGGCGGCTGCTGCTTCGACTACGGCAACAGTGAGACGACGAGGACGGCCGACGGCGCCGGCACCATGGACGCGATCAACTTCAGCACGCAGTGCTGGTTCGGCGGGTGTGACGGGAGAGGGCCGTGGGTGCAGGCGGACCTCGAATGGGGCCTCTACCCCGGTGGCAGCCAGCAGTGGAATCCCCAGCAGCGTGCCTTCACCGACCCGTACGTCACGGCGATGCTCAAGAACAACGGGACGACACGGTTCGCGCTCAAGGGCGCCGACGCGCGGTCCGGCAGCCTCACCACGCTGTGGGACGGGTCGCTGCCCCCGGGATACAGCCCCATGAAGAAGCAGGGGGCCATCGTCCTGGGAAGCGGTGGCGACTGCTGCAAGCCCGGCGGCGGCGCCAACCTCAGCGAGGGCACCTTCTATGAAGGAGCCATGGTCTCCGGCTACCCGTCGGACGAGACCGAGGACTCGGTGCAGGCCAACATCACGGCCGCCGGCTACGCATCATCGACCGCCGGCGAGTGA
- a CDS encoding iron-containing alcohol dehydrogenase → MDDFAILRTPAQVIFGTGMASATGSLAAEYGDRALVVTDPNIAGSPGFNSVRTSLHEAGVDVRVFSEAVVDVPESTITEAVGYAAEYRPDVVVAVGGGSTIDLAKVTALLARHPGPLSTYYPVGSVPGPVLPLIAVPTTAGTGSEVTPVSVITDATTRMKVGIASRHLIPRHALCDPLLTVGAPRTVTAHSGMDALAHAVESFMAIRRPAAPSSVLSRPQVGKNPLSDTLALAAAGGICANLARAVDDGDDLEARSAMLYGSLLAGIAFGNAGVTAGHALQFAVGAATHTSHGLGTGLLLPYVMEFNRPARLAEMAALAEAMACTDPVAAVHELGLRVGLPASLAEIGVEAGEVRGLAEASIGIRRLIDNNPVRLDVDALEQILTAAWHGEPDRISAARV, encoded by the coding sequence GTGGACGACTTCGCGATCCTGCGCACACCCGCCCAGGTGATCTTCGGCACCGGGATGGCCTCGGCGACAGGTTCCCTCGCCGCCGAATACGGCGACCGGGCGCTGGTCGTCACCGATCCGAACATCGCCGGATCGCCCGGCTTCAACTCGGTGCGCACCTCGCTGCACGAGGCGGGTGTCGACGTACGCGTCTTCTCCGAAGCCGTCGTGGACGTGCCGGAGAGCACCATCACAGAAGCGGTCGGGTACGCCGCAGAGTACCGGCCGGACGTGGTCGTCGCCGTCGGGGGCGGAAGCACCATCGACCTCGCGAAGGTCACCGCTCTGTTGGCGAGGCACCCGGGCCCGCTGAGCACCTACTACCCTGTCGGGTCGGTGCCGGGTCCGGTGCTGCCGCTGATCGCGGTGCCCACCACGGCCGGGACGGGTTCGGAGGTCACACCTGTCTCGGTGATCACGGACGCGACGACGCGGATGAAGGTCGGCATCGCCAGCCGGCACCTCATCCCGCGGCACGCGCTGTGCGACCCGCTGCTGACCGTTGGCGCACCGCGGACGGTGACCGCGCACTCGGGGATGGATGCGCTGGCCCACGCCGTGGAGTCCTTCATGGCGATCCGCCGGCCCGCAGCCCCGTCCTCGGTGCTCTCCCGGCCGCAGGTCGGCAAGAACCCGCTCTCCGACACCCTCGCACTCGCCGCGGCCGGCGGCATCTGCGCGAACCTGGCCCGCGCCGTCGACGACGGGGACGACCTGGAAGCCCGGTCCGCCATGCTCTACGGCAGCCTGCTCGCCGGCATCGCCTTCGGCAACGCCGGCGTCACCGCCGGGCACGCCCTCCAGTTCGCGGTCGGGGCGGCGACCCACACGTCGCACGGGCTCGGGACCGGCCTCCTGCTCCCCTACGTCATGGAGTTCAACCGACCGGCGCGCCTGGCCGAGATGGCAGCTCTGGCCGAAGCGATGGCGTGCACCGACCCCGTGGCAGCCGTCCACGAGCTAGGGCTGCGCGTCGGACTGCCCGCATCGCTGGCCGAGATCGGGGTCGAGGCCGGTGAGGTCCGCGGACTGGCCGAGGCTTCGATCGGCATCCGGAGACTCATCGACAACAACCCCGTGCGGCTCGACGTGGACGCGCTGGAACAGATCCTGACGGCGGCCTGGCACGGCGAGCCGGACCGGATCAGCGCGGCACGCGTGTGA
- a CDS encoding alpha/beta fold hydrolase, with product MGIPVGGARPDGARTTHTGIEGRMVRTAGSETYVREAGSGPAVVLLHGSGPGTSGAAWEPLMAAMAPGFRVIAPDFAGFGRSTLLPGPAADGEHSYGRRVWTAQILELLDELALDRCAVVGNSMGGAIALSVAHARPRTVARLAGIGTLGVDMPLPPGLDRLWAYRPGRAAARGLLELLHVDEAFRTTEAVEARLAATLEPGPLEAFAVMFPPPRERWVRDLALTAGELGRIRAPMLLVHGTEDRVVPLESSTLRLLHLLPDVRAHLFGACGHAAPAERPAELHRLLTTFLEEPWTTSRSCAHPPR from the coding sequence ATGGGCATTCCCGTGGGCGGCGCGCGCCCGGACGGCGCGAGGACGACGCACACCGGCATCGAGGGACGGATGGTCCGGACCGCCGGGTCGGAGACCTATGTGCGCGAGGCTGGTTCGGGTCCGGCCGTCGTCCTGCTGCACGGCTCAGGCCCGGGGACCTCGGGTGCGGCCTGGGAGCCCCTCATGGCTGCCATGGCACCCGGCTTCCGCGTCATCGCACCCGACTTCGCCGGCTTCGGGCGGAGCACGCTGCTCCCCGGTCCTGCGGCCGACGGGGAGCACTCCTACGGCCGCCGGGTGTGGACGGCGCAGATCCTGGAGCTCCTGGACGAGCTGGCGCTGGACCGCTGCGCCGTCGTCGGCAACTCCATGGGCGGCGCCATCGCGCTCTCCGTGGCCCATGCCCGGCCGCGAACGGTCGCCCGGCTGGCGGGGATCGGCACCCTCGGCGTCGACATGCCGCTACCGCCGGGTCTTGACCGGCTCTGGGCGTACCGCCCCGGGCGCGCGGCGGCCCGCGGGCTCCTTGAGCTGCTCCACGTCGACGAGGCGTTCCGCACCACCGAAGCAGTCGAGGCACGGCTGGCCGCCACTCTCGAGCCGGGTCCGCTCGAGGCGTTCGCCGTCATGTTCCCGCCGCCGCGCGAGCGATGGGTCCGTGACCTCGCGCTGACCGCCGGCGAACTCGGGCGGATCCGGGCGCCCATGCTCCTCGTGCACGGCACGGAGGATCGCGTCGTGCCGCTGGAGTCCAGCACCCTGCGACTTCTTCACCTGCTGCCCGATGTACGGGCGCACCTGTTCGGGGCGTGCGGGCACGCCGCACCGGCCGAACGACCGGCGGAGCTGCACCGGCTCCTGACGACCTTCCTGGAGGAGCCGTGGACGACTTCGCGATCCTGCGCACACCCGCCCAGGTGA
- a CDS encoding DJ-1/PfpI family protein, translating into MKKVLVLVGDAAEELDTMYPIFRMREAGHQVDVAALTRRDVQLVIHDFEPGSDAYTEKNGRRLPVDLAFSEVDPTGYAGLIIPGGRAPEYIRLDADVRRVTEYFFARNLPVGTVCHGPQVPAAYGLLKGRKTAAFGPLAADMENAGATVVDGPDVVDGNMVSCRGWPDLPEWSRAFVAVLERSAGPA; encoded by the coding sequence ATGAAGAAGGTGCTTGTCCTCGTCGGCGACGCGGCCGAGGAGCTGGACACGATGTACCCGATCTTCCGCATGCGCGAGGCGGGCCATCAGGTCGACGTCGCGGCCCTGACGCGCCGGGACGTGCAACTGGTGATCCACGATTTCGAGCCGGGGTCCGACGCCTACACAGAGAAGAACGGGCGCAGGCTCCCCGTCGACCTGGCGTTCTCGGAGGTCGATCCGACGGGTTACGCGGGCCTGATCATCCCCGGTGGCCGCGCTCCCGAGTACATCCGCCTCGACGCCGACGTCCGCCGCGTCACGGAGTACTTCTTCGCCCGGAACCTGCCCGTGGGCACGGTGTGTCACGGACCGCAGGTACCGGCGGCCTACGGACTCCTGAAGGGGCGCAAGACGGCTGCGTTCGGGCCCCTGGCCGCGGACATGGAGAACGCCGGCGCGACGGTCGTGGACGGGCCCGACGTCGTCGACGGGAACATGGTCTCCTGCCGGGGCTGGCCGGATCTGCCGGAGTGGTCACGGGCGTTCGTGGCGGTTCTCGAACGCTCCGCCGGCCCTGCCTGA
- a CDS encoding glycoside hydrolase family 43 protein, producing the protein MRTYDNPVISGFHPDPSVCRVGGDYYLVCSSFEYFPGLPLFHSKDLVHWEQIGNVLDRPGQLPLPLPGAKASGGLYAPTIRHHRGRYWVINTNVDGGGNFVVSAARPEGPWSDPVWIDLPGIDPDLAWEEDGTCWSAFSGPQGGINLARIDPVEGEVLEGPFATWSGTGLKFPEAPHLYRIGDWWYLLIAEGGTERGHSVSVARSRSPRGPWEGAPANPLLSHSGTARPIQNTGHADLVEAPDGGWWMVLLGVRPRGFTPDVHVLGRETFLTPVEWTEDGWPVVAPVPESHTAPGGAWHPVPAPPARDDFDGPALAPHWISPFARPEESWSLTERPGWLTLSATGTTLDRPGYTFVGRRQQHHDCRVTVAIDPGTGRGGLGVRLDEAHHYELEVGNGEAGVVARIGPLRQTVAARPVPPGPLTLTLAIRTSRLVPASPGLTDAAATGPDTLAFWLGDPGAPDARLLAELDGRYLATEIACGFTGRVIGMYATEGTVAFDWFAYTPASPASA; encoded by the coding sequence GTGCGTACGTACGACAACCCCGTGATCAGCGGGTTCCATCCCGATCCGAGCGTGTGCCGGGTCGGCGGCGACTACTACCTGGTGTGCTCCAGCTTCGAGTACTTCCCCGGGCTGCCGCTCTTCCACAGCAAGGACCTCGTCCACTGGGAGCAGATCGGCAACGTGCTCGACCGGCCCGGGCAACTGCCGCTGCCGCTCCCCGGCGCCAAGGCGTCCGGCGGCCTCTACGCCCCCACGATCCGCCACCACCGCGGCCGTTACTGGGTCATCAACACCAACGTCGACGGCGGCGGCAACTTCGTCGTCTCGGCAGCGCGGCCCGAGGGGCCGTGGAGCGACCCGGTGTGGATCGACCTGCCCGGGATCGACCCCGATCTGGCGTGGGAGGAGGACGGCACCTGCTGGAGCGCCTTCTCCGGGCCCCAAGGCGGTATCAACCTGGCCAGGATCGACCCGGTCGAGGGGGAGGTGCTGGAAGGTCCTTTCGCCACCTGGTCGGGCACGGGCCTGAAGTTTCCCGAGGCGCCGCATCTCTACCGCATCGGCGACTGGTGGTACCTGCTGATCGCGGAGGGCGGCACCGAACGCGGCCACAGCGTGTCCGTCGCCCGCAGCCGCTCGCCGCGCGGTCCCTGGGAAGGCGCACCCGCCAACCCTCTGCTGTCCCACAGCGGTACCGCCCGCCCGATCCAGAACACCGGCCACGCCGACCTGGTCGAGGCTCCCGACGGCGGTTGGTGGATGGTGCTGCTCGGCGTCCGGCCCCGGGGCTTCACCCCCGACGTGCACGTGCTCGGCCGCGAGACGTTCCTCACCCCCGTGGAGTGGACGGAGGACGGCTGGCCCGTCGTCGCACCCGTTCCCGAGAGCCATACGGCACCGGGCGGCGCCTGGCACCCCGTTCCGGCCCCGCCCGCCCGCGACGACTTCGACGGCCCCGCTCTCGCGCCGCACTGGATCTCGCCGTTCGCCCGCCCGGAGGAGTCCTGGTCACTCACCGAGCGCCCCGGCTGGCTGACGCTCAGCGCCACCGGCACCACCCTCGACCGCCCCGGATACACGTTCGTCGGCCGCCGCCAGCAGCACCACGACTGCCGCGTCACCGTCGCCATCGACCCGGGTACGGGACGCGGCGGCCTCGGCGTCCGCCTCGACGAGGCCCACCACTACGAACTGGAGGTCGGGAACGGGGAGGCCGGCGTCGTCGCCCGTATCGGCCCACTGCGCCAGACCGTGGCCGCCCGGCCGGTCCCGCCCGGGCCGCTGACCCTCACCCTCGCGATCCGCACGTCCCGCCTCGTGCCCGCGTCGCCCGGACTCACCGACGCCGCGGCCACCGGCCCCGACACCCTCGCCTTCTGGCTCGGCGATCCCGGCGCCCCGGACGCCCGGCTCCTCGCCGAACTGGACGGACGCTACCTGGCCACCGAGATCGCCTGCGGCTTCACCGGCCGCGTCATCGGCATGTACGCCACCGAAGGCACGGTCGCCTTCGACTGGTTCGCGTACACCCCGGCCTCCCCGGCCTCCGCCTGA
- a CDS encoding carbohydrate ABC transporter permease translates to MTTTLTKPRPQRTVDRERRRRPGPTARRRNWLGGLAGWLWLAVVVVPLYWILITSLKAQSNYYASNPLAPPDEPTLENYELVLESDFISYFVNSVVVTAGAVVPAVTVSFMAAYAIVRGWRLRFLRVVNGLFLMGLAIPLQATAIPVYLIIIKLQLYDSLLALILPSIAFAIPLSVLILANFIRDVPKELFDSMRVDGATEWGTLWRLAAPLTRPAILTVTIFNALTIWNGFLLPLILTQSPSQRTLPLALWTFQGEYGVNIPAVLAAVVLTTLPLIVLYAFGRRQLLSGLTAGFSR, encoded by the coding sequence GTGACCACCACGCTGACCAAGCCGCGACCGCAGCGGACCGTGGACCGCGAGCGGCGGCGGCGCCCCGGTCCGACCGCCCGCCGGCGCAACTGGCTCGGCGGTCTGGCCGGATGGCTCTGGCTCGCCGTCGTCGTCGTACCCCTCTACTGGATCCTCATCACCAGCCTCAAGGCCCAGAGCAACTACTACGCGAGCAACCCGCTGGCGCCGCCGGACGAGCCCACACTGGAGAACTACGAGCTGGTCCTGGAGTCCGACTTCATCAGCTACTTCGTGAACAGTGTCGTGGTCACCGCGGGCGCCGTGGTGCCGGCGGTGACGGTCTCCTTCATGGCGGCCTACGCGATCGTGCGCGGCTGGCGCCTGCGCTTCCTGCGCGTGGTGAACGGGCTGTTCCTCATGGGTCTCGCCATCCCGCTGCAGGCGACGGCGATCCCGGTCTACCTGATCATCATCAAGCTGCAGCTCTATGACAGCCTGCTGGCGCTGATCCTGCCGTCGATCGCCTTCGCCATCCCGCTGTCCGTGCTGATACTCGCCAACTTCATCCGGGACGTGCCCAAGGAGCTGTTCGACTCGATGCGGGTGGACGGGGCCACCGAGTGGGGAACACTGTGGCGCCTGGCGGCCCCGCTCACCCGGCCGGCCATCCTCACCGTGACCATCTTCAACGCGCTGACCATCTGGAACGGATTCCTGCTGCCGCTGATCCTCACCCAGAGCCCTTCCCAGCGGACTCTGCCCCTCGCGCTGTGGACGTTCCAGGGCGAGTACGGGGTCAACATCCCCGCGGTCCTGGCCGCCGTCGTCCTCACCACCCTGCCCTTGATCGTTCTGTACGCCTTCGGCCGCCGCCAACTTCTCAGCGGTCTGACCGCCGGATTCAGCCGGTGA